Part of the Geoalkalibacter ferrihydriticus DSM 17813 genome is shown below.
CCGCTGTCGAAAAAATAACAAAAGAGGCAATAGTCTATATTTTCAATAACTTTTGCCATCTGTTCCGCCTGTCAAAGTCCATCTCTTAACATCTAAATCCAGGTAATATCATCCTGTTTGGTGAAAGTCTGGTGAAAGTCATGCAAGGGTTGCGGCGTTAACTTATTTTTGTATAATGCTTGTCAAACTCTTTCTGGATGTTCGGATTATAAAACGTTTTCTTACCGCCATTTGGATTTTTCGGATTCAGAAGCCGCTCGTATGCGAACTTTTTATCCCCTTCCAGCTTCTTCCTTATCTTGTGATAATTTGCGTTCATTTTGAAATCGGAATACCGCTTCGATAACCGGGTACTAAGGATATCGTAATCCCAAGGATACTTATCAGTAAAGTCCTCTTCTGACAGATATACTGCAGTAGCGCCTGGATCGTTGGTGATCTGAACTGGAAGACCAGAAGTGCTCTTGACCTTTTGAAATTTTACATCAATCCTCAGGGTCAAGTTGTAATCGCCAACATCCTCAATGCCATCATATCCTTCTTCTGATTTCTTGATGTAATCCAAAACCTTCCTTTCGCTAGAATTGAGTGAAATACCGGGGGCCTCATTAAAATTCCTGAAGAACGATAAGGGCATGAGGTAAAAATTATATCTTGATAGAACATCGCCAAACCAAGAAGATACTAAATGAAGGTAGTTTTGAAGAGATGCGCTACCTAACTCCTGAATCTTCAGTGACAACAGCAAATCATCATTTACGAAATGTATCGAGTTATCCCTAATCTCAGTAAGGGCAACCAAGTTATCGCTCACAGCTTTGTTTATTTTAACTCCGTATTCCTCCGTCACGATTCGGTAGGCTTCAAAAAGATTAATAGAAAGCGGATTACCAGAGCGATTCTTTTTCGGTCTTTTTACGGTAGATTTCTTGCCAGTTATAAGTGTTTTGTACTCCATCGCATAGAGCGCGGCCAATTTATTGCTGGCCAAGTTAAGTATCTTCGCTTTTAAGAGCAATTCCCAAGAGTTAATGCACAATACTGAGAAGGTCTCTTCGCGATACTTGAAATCTGGCTTATTGTATATCTCTATTGCCGAAAGCATTGCCGAGATAGATTTTTCGAGCATTAATCGAGATCGTGACTTCATGAAGCTCCCTTCGGTAAATCAACGTCTACTTTGAACGTCACAGAGCTTCTTCAAAGCGAATTGTTGTCTCGACGACATACTTAATAGCCCTTTCCACGACCTCAGGAGCTTCTCTATTGAAACCCCCGCGAATGTTTCCTCGCACAACATTCGAGAAAAAGGGGCCGGTTTACGATCAGCACCTGCCTAATAACGTTTTGTCGGCTCTATCACTTAAAAATGCTACGTTGTAATACATGCATCTTTAAATTTCTCACTTAGTACAAGATAACTTTTTTCATTTTCTTTTTTAAAATAACCATTTTCACAAAGAGAAACGACGGCATTATAATCAGAAATTCCACTGAAACGCTTTTTTCCGATTATTACAGTATAGAATGGATCGCTATCCATTTTGACAATGAATACTCTTTTATTATTTGTTTTTTTTACACATTCAAAAATTTCTTTTTGTTTTTTTTCCCCATGATTCTCCTTTTTAAATTTTTACTTTATTATTGCATTTTCATAATTCACTATCAAGATGTGTTATTTTTTCTCTTTTTTCATAGAATTCAAAATTGCTTTGATTGATTTCTGACATAAATATTTTTTTACCT
Proteins encoded:
- a CDS encoding DUF3644 domain-containing protein: MLEKSISAMLSAIEIYNKPDFKYREETFSVLCINSWELLLKAKILNLASNKLAALYAMEYKTLITGKKSTVKRPKKNRSGNPLSINLFEAYRIVTEEYGVKINKAVSDNLVALTEIRDNSIHFVNDDLLLSLKIQELGSASLQNYLHLVSSWFGDVLSRYNFYLMPLSFFRNFNEAPGISLNSSERKVLDYIKKSEEGYDGIEDVGDYNLTLRIDVKFQKVKSTSGLPVQITNDPGATAVYLSEEDFTDKYPWDYDILSTRLSKRYSDFKMNANYHKIRKKLEGDKKFAYERLLNPKNPNGGKKTFYNPNIQKEFDKHYTKIS